One window from the genome of Rariglobus hedericola encodes:
- a CDS encoding ATP-binding protein, which produces MNSSENIPQADLSDCEREPIHIPGTIQPHGFLLAARGIDALISHTSENSRTLAGTGAAVLGRTWEQALGVSNARALRRALDDPSFTVNPLSLASGWSPSSDASPVTLIAHTRGGFIIVEGEYAVDDALHAGLEGHELPPLLARMGKTSSATELCVLAAEETRRLTAFDRVLIYQFDADWNGTVIAESRNDVLPAYLNHRFPAFDIPKQARDLYHINRLRLIASNDYQPVRLLAVSSELPPLDLTLSTLRGISPIHLEYMRNMGTGSSMSASIMRDGKLWGLLSCHGREPRNLSFATRSVCDLLAQILSMQLAAREQSDQLARQVQLRKVLTDLLAHMTDAVDFTTALDSSHMLELTGAHGSALVREGEIIRYGITPPDDAILKLRDWVGPRITGGLFQTNELPFVYPEIGDDASVAGGLLAISISPVEQCYILWFRAELVTTVLWSGEPHKLPSSGTDTLRMHPRKSFDTWKETVRGRSSPWLQAELEAAMIFRSAVVDIVLKQAAAKSHLLTEVQRMNKELEAFAYTVSHDLRAPFRHVRGYAELLQMDKSELLDDEGRFLLQKILKSTAYAGNLVDTLLSFSRMNLTPLNTEPVDLNDLVETARSHAMINAEARSIDWHIAPLPRVNGDANLLLLALQNLFENAVKYTSKRNHAVIEVSAVETNHECIVTIKDNGAGFDMKYADKLFGVFQRLHTSDQFTGLGIGLASVRRIIERHGGRVWAESRQDEYAVFHLSLPVISSKTSSHHA; this is translated from the coding sequence GTGAACTCTTCCGAAAACATTCCGCAGGCCGATCTGTCCGATTGCGAACGCGAGCCGATCCACATTCCCGGCACCATTCAGCCACACGGCTTTCTGCTGGCCGCTCGCGGTATCGACGCACTCATTTCGCACACCAGCGAGAACTCCCGCACTCTCGCCGGCACAGGTGCCGCGGTGTTGGGCCGGACATGGGAGCAAGCCCTCGGTGTGTCCAACGCCCGCGCACTGCGCCGCGCGCTGGACGACCCAAGTTTCACCGTAAATCCACTCAGCCTGGCGAGCGGTTGGTCTCCTTCGTCCGATGCCTCACCGGTGACTCTGATCGCACACACGCGCGGTGGATTTATCATCGTCGAAGGTGAATATGCCGTGGACGACGCATTGCATGCCGGGCTTGAGGGGCATGAACTTCCGCCCCTGCTGGCGCGTATGGGTAAAACGTCCTCGGCCACTGAACTCTGCGTCCTTGCCGCCGAGGAAACCCGCCGCCTGACCGCCTTTGATCGCGTCCTGATTTATCAATTCGACGCCGACTGGAATGGCACCGTCATTGCCGAAAGCCGCAACGATGTGCTGCCGGCCTATCTCAACCACCGGTTCCCCGCCTTCGACATTCCGAAGCAGGCGCGCGATCTCTATCACATCAACCGCCTCCGCCTGATCGCGAGCAACGACTACCAGCCGGTGCGGTTGCTGGCTGTTTCGAGCGAACTGCCTCCGTTGGATTTAACTCTCTCCACGCTGCGCGGCATCTCGCCCATCCACCTCGAATACATGCGCAACATGGGCACCGGCTCCTCCATGAGTGCGTCCATCATGCGTGATGGCAAACTGTGGGGACTGCTTTCCTGCCACGGCCGCGAACCCCGCAACCTCTCCTTCGCCACGCGCTCTGTCTGCGATCTACTGGCGCAGATTCTTTCGATGCAACTGGCCGCGCGTGAACAATCCGACCAGCTCGCCCGGCAGGTGCAGCTGCGCAAGGTGCTCACCGATTTGCTGGCCCACATGACCGACGCCGTGGATTTCACCACCGCACTCGATTCCAGTCACATGCTGGAGCTCACCGGCGCGCACGGCAGCGCACTCGTGCGTGAAGGCGAGATCATACGCTATGGAATCACCCCGCCCGACGACGCCATCCTCAAGCTCCGCGACTGGGTCGGCCCGCGCATCACCGGCGGTCTCTTCCAGACCAACGAGCTGCCGTTCGTGTATCCAGAAATTGGCGACGATGCATCCGTTGCCGGCGGCTTGCTCGCCATTTCGATTTCCCCCGTCGAGCAATGTTACATTCTTTGGTTCCGGGCCGAACTGGTGACCACCGTTCTATGGAGCGGCGAACCCCACAAATTACCGTCCTCGGGAACAGACACGCTGCGCATGCACCCGCGCAAGAGTTTCGACACTTGGAAGGAAACCGTGCGCGGACGGTCTTCACCTTGGCTTCAGGCCGAACTGGAGGCCGCCATGATTTTCCGCAGTGCCGTCGTTGACATCGTGCTCAAGCAAGCCGCCGCCAAATCACATCTGCTCACCGAGGTGCAGCGCATGAACAAGGAGCTGGAAGCTTTTGCCTACACCGTTTCCCACGACTTGCGCGCACCTTTCCGTCACGTGCGCGGCTATGCGGAACTGCTCCAGATGGACAAAAGCGAACTCCTTGATGACGAGGGACGTTTCCTCCTTCAGAAAATCTTAAAATCCACCGCCTACGCCGGAAATCTGGTGGACACGCTTCTCTCTTTTTCACGCATGAATCTCACCCCACTCAACACTGAGCCGGTGGATTTGAATGACCTTGTGGAAACCGCACGCAGCCACGCCATGATAAACGCCGAAGCCCGCTCGATCGACTGGCATATCGCGCCACTTCCGCGCGTGAACGGCGACGCGAACCTCCTCTTGCTGGCCCTGCAAAACCTTTTCGAGAACGCAGTTAAATACACGTCAAAGCGCAACCACGCCGTCATCGAGGTGTCTGCAGTAGAAACCAATCATGAATGCATCGTTACCATTAAAGATAACGGCGCCGGCTTTGATATGAAGTATGCGGACAAACTTTTCGGAGTCTTCCAACGCCTGCATACCTCCGATCAATTCACCGGCCTCGGCATAGGTCTGGCCAGTGTGCGACGCATCATCGAACGCCATGGTGGCCGTGTCTGGGCCGAAAGCCGACAGGACGAATACGCAGTTTTCCACCTGTCATTGCCTGTCATCAGCAGTAAAACCTCTTCCCACCATGCTTAA
- a CDS encoding histidine kinase N-terminal 7TM domain-containing protein, producing MSWQITGLLFSSVFEVVMLFLVRGRLRTSTAAPFCLALLLNALWALGYAIELSVPDLADKTLIFQIRCSFLCFYAPVWIETVHRMTRDRPLLRGWTLAAILVVPLITLLLIWFPGPGQNPLLRHDFRIDSTGGISVLRNTLGPWGIIYYIYNYLVWAAVFLLLYPRRHHTFWERRGRLLILAAALVGWTTDALHLFGVSYPHGLNYAPIFFPLTSAFVAAALLRHRMLDLAPVARAALIEQLEDRIIVLDDQDYIVDHNQAAAATLNLPQNRTVGRAASELLSGWPALLSLMANPEIPRLEVEAGGLNFEASLFNVFASDGKRTRARVLILRDITRRKETETQLRLAKDTAEAAEHAQSRFLATMSHEIRTPMNGVIGFTHMLKETPLNPLQHEYLDLIDHSSRSLLVIVNDVLDYSKIAAGQLDIERVPCDLNVIIAQTSRLLLPTATEKHIALTTSIARNVPALVMCDPVRITQILTNLIGNAIKFTEIGGVTLEVEAPAPDVIVFRITDTGIGIASENQSRIFTAFNQADASTTRRFGGTGLGLSITRHLCELMGGSLTLSSRPGEGSVFSATIRAPAATNAPARPPSTSTASSGASSRSLKLLVCEDNAVNQAVIRAFLRRLGHEVIVADNGRKGLDLLARTSFDAVLMDLEMPVMDGYEAVRHIRSSQTNGSPRTYIIALTAHALKGERERCLALDMDDFITKPVNLPTLIDALARIPRLEPEKT from the coding sequence GTGTCCTGGCAGATCACGGGTTTACTTTTCTCCAGCGTCTTCGAGGTGGTGATGCTGTTTCTGGTGCGCGGTCGTCTGCGCACCTCCACTGCGGCACCCTTTTGCCTCGCCCTACTGCTCAACGCGCTGTGGGCACTCGGTTATGCGATTGAACTCAGCGTGCCCGATCTGGCGGACAAAACCCTGATTTTTCAGATTCGCTGCTCCTTCCTCTGTTTCTATGCGCCGGTCTGGATCGAGACCGTGCATCGAATGACTCGCGACCGTCCGCTGCTTCGCGGCTGGACGCTCGCCGCGATTCTGGTCGTGCCGCTGATCACCTTGCTTCTGATCTGGTTCCCCGGCCCCGGCCAGAATCCGCTGCTCCGCCACGATTTCCGGATAGATTCCACCGGCGGAATTTCCGTGCTGCGAAACACCTTGGGCCCTTGGGGAATCATTTACTACATCTACAACTATCTCGTCTGGGCCGCCGTGTTCCTGCTGCTCTATCCCCGGAGGCATCACACATTCTGGGAACGCCGAGGACGCCTACTGATTCTCGCGGCCGCCTTGGTTGGATGGACCACCGATGCGTTGCATTTATTTGGAGTGAGCTATCCGCACGGGCTGAACTACGCGCCGATTTTTTTTCCGCTCACCAGTGCGTTTGTCGCCGCCGCACTGCTTCGCCATCGCATGCTGGATCTGGCCCCCGTGGCCCGCGCCGCGTTGATCGAGCAGCTTGAAGACCGTATCATCGTTCTCGATGATCAAGACTACATCGTCGATCACAACCAAGCCGCCGCCGCCACCCTCAACCTCCCCCAAAACCGCACGGTGGGCCGGGCCGCCTCCGAACTGCTCTCCGGCTGGCCCGCCCTGTTGTCGTTGATGGCCAATCCGGAAATTCCGCGCCTCGAAGTCGAGGCTGGCGGGCTCAACTTTGAAGCGTCGCTCTTCAATGTCTTCGCCTCCGACGGCAAACGCACCCGCGCGCGCGTGCTCATCCTGCGCGACATCACACGCCGCAAGGAAACCGAGACCCAGCTCCGGCTGGCCAAAGATACCGCGGAGGCAGCCGAGCACGCCCAATCCCGTTTCCTCGCCACCATGAGCCATGAAATCCGCACGCCGATGAATGGCGTGATCGGATTCACCCACATGCTGAAAGAGACGCCGCTGAATCCCCTGCAACACGAATATCTCGACCTCATCGATCACAGCAGCCGCTCGCTTCTCGTCATCGTCAACGACGTCCTCGACTACTCCAAAATCGCCGCCGGGCAGCTGGACATCGAACGCGTGCCCTGCGACCTGAACGTCATCATCGCCCAGACCAGCCGCCTGCTGCTGCCCACCGCCACCGAAAAACACATCGCGCTCACCACCTCCATCGCCCGCAACGTGCCTGCCTTGGTGATGTGCGATCCCGTGCGCATCACCCAGATACTCACCAACCTGATCGGCAACGCTATCAAGTTCACCGAAATCGGGGGTGTCACCCTCGAGGTCGAGGCTCCTGCCCCCGATGTCATCGTCTTTCGGATCACCGACACCGGCATCGGCATCGCTTCCGAAAACCAATCACGCATTTTCACCGCGTTTAATCAGGCCGACGCTTCCACCACGCGTCGCTTCGGAGGCACCGGACTGGGCCTGTCCATCACACGACATCTCTGCGAATTAATGGGCGGCAGTCTCACGCTTTCCAGCCGCCCCGGCGAAGGATCCGTCTTCAGTGCCACGATCCGCGCTCCAGCCGCAACCAACGCACCTGCGCGCCCCCCGTCCACCAGCACGGCTTCGTCCGGCGCGAGTTCACGATCTCTCAAGCTGCTCGTCTGCGAAGATAACGCGGTCAACCAAGCGGTGATCCGCGCATTTCTCCGTCGCCTCGGCCACGAAGTCATAGTCGCCGACAACGGCCGTAAAGGCCTCGATCTATTGGCGCGCACATCCTTTGACGCCGTTCTCATGGACTTGGAAATGCCTGTCATGGACGGTTACGAAGCCGTCCGCCATATCCGTTCCTCGCAGACCAACGGAAGCCCCCGCACTTACATCATCGCCCTCACCGCCCATGCCCTCAAAGGCGAACGCGAACGGTGCCTTGCGCTGGACATGGATGACTTCATCACCAAGCCCGTCAACCTGCCCACTTTGATTGATGCACTGGCTCGCATTCCCCGCCTTGAACCGGAGAAAACCTGA
- a CDS encoding tRNA-uridine aminocarboxypropyltransferase, translated as MSREMCYRCFWPKPICWCPSITPMETRTRFVFLMHPHEFKHEKAATGRLTHLCLANSELQMGLAFDDHESVQEIINDPQNFVMLVYPSVGARNLSKGDLTPADLGGRRLVVFLLDATWSGAKKMLRLSPSLQRLPRLMFTPTALSRYVIKQQPVEGCLSTLEASHELLLALQRSGLDDYPLPDQLLDLFARMQDYQLKCASDPTRQGYRRNPYSTPASRKRVGSRTQARRTRVLNLGTDTPPTP; from the coding sequence ATGAGTCGCGAAATGTGCTACCGTTGCTTCTGGCCGAAGCCGATTTGCTGGTGTCCCTCGATCACCCCGATGGAGACGCGCACTCGTTTCGTTTTTCTCATGCACCCTCATGAATTCAAGCACGAGAAAGCCGCCACCGGCCGGCTCACGCATCTCTGCCTCGCCAACAGCGAACTTCAGATGGGACTCGCCTTCGACGACCATGAATCGGTTCAGGAGATCATTAACGATCCGCAGAATTTCGTCATGCTCGTCTACCCGAGTGTCGGCGCGCGCAACCTCTCCAAAGGCGACCTCACGCCCGCCGATCTCGGAGGACGTCGGCTGGTGGTTTTCCTCCTTGATGCCACATGGTCCGGAGCCAAAAAAATGCTGCGTCTCAGCCCGTCGCTCCAGCGTCTGCCACGCCTCATGTTCACGCCGACTGCTCTGAGTCGCTACGTGATCAAACAACAACCCGTCGAGGGCTGCCTTTCCACGCTCGAAGCCTCGCACGAACTGTTGCTCGCGTTGCAACGCTCCGGCCTCGACGACTATCCGCTGCCCGATCAGTTGCTCGACCTCTTCGCGCGCATGCAGGACTACCAACTCAAGTGCGCCAGTGATCCGACCCGCCAGGGTTACCGCCGTAATCCCTACAGCACACCCGCCAGCCGTAAGCGCGTAG
- a CDS encoding response regulator, protein MLKPILLVEDNPDDLELALRALTKTNLANEVVTVRDGEQALHYLKREGDYANRPSGNPAVVLLDLKLPKIDGIQVLEYIKSDENLKSIPVVMLTSSKMESDLTRAYKLNVNAYVVKPINFSEFIEAVRELGMFWAVLNEPPPGSHKSSVRPKSAIATPSPIISPA, encoded by the coding sequence ATGCTTAAGCCCATCCTTCTCGTTGAAGATAATCCGGACGACCTGGAACTCGCCTTGCGCGCTTTGACCAAAACTAATTTGGCCAATGAAGTCGTCACCGTCCGCGACGGCGAACAAGCACTGCACTACCTCAAGCGCGAAGGTGACTACGCCAATCGGCCCAGTGGTAACCCCGCCGTTGTGCTGCTTGATTTGAAGCTACCCAAAATCGACGGCATCCAAGTTCTCGAATACATCAAGTCGGACGAGAATCTGAAATCGATTCCGGTGGTCATGCTCACTTCGTCCAAGATGGAAAGTGATCTCACCCGTGCCTATAAACTCAACGTGAACGCTTACGTGGTGAAGCCGATTAACTTCAGTGAGTTCATCGAAGCCGTGCGTGAACTCGGCATGTTTTGGGCCGTGCTTAATGAACCGCCGCCCGGGTCACACAAATCATCCGTGCGCCCCAAATCCGCCATCGCAACTCCCAGCCCGATCATTTCCCCGGCCTGA
- a CDS encoding biliverdin-producing heme oxygenase, giving the protein MLLDRLRHESRPHHVRLEEVVGLASSIQHHQALIRGFFGFIEQWEKTIHESAYGELLNGREKTPLLISDLHHAGFDDAGIAALPRCTQLPPADTLPEVLGALYVIEGSTLGGQMISRHLEKQFGFSEGAGYSYYRSYGADTPHKWQELRQVLLSHSSPETDDQIVASAQATFARLHEWFASNLAHA; this is encoded by the coding sequence ATGCTGTTAGACCGCCTGCGTCACGAAAGCCGCCCTCACCACGTCCGACTCGAAGAGGTCGTCGGCTTGGCCTCATCAATACAGCACCATCAAGCACTCATTCGCGGCTTCTTTGGTTTCATCGAGCAGTGGGAAAAAACCATCCATGAGTCCGCCTATGGCGAGCTTTTGAACGGACGTGAAAAAACCCCGCTGCTCATCTCCGATCTTCACCATGCCGGCTTCGATGACGCCGGGATAGCCGCACTTCCCCGCTGCACACAATTGCCGCCCGCCGACACGTTGCCCGAAGTGCTCGGAGCCCTCTACGTCATCGAAGGCTCCACCCTCGGCGGACAAATGATCTCACGTCACTTGGAGAAGCAGTTCGGTTTCAGCGAAGGGGCCGGCTATAGTTATTATCGAAGCTACGGCGCCGATACTCCGCACAAATGGCAGGAGCTCCGTCAGGTTCTTCTCTCCCACTCATCTCCTGAAACCGACGATCAGATCGTCGCTTCCGCCCAAGCCACCTTCGCCCGTCTGCACGAGTGGTTTGCCTCCAACCTTGCCCACGCGTGA
- a CDS encoding class II fructose-bisphosphate aldolase, whose translation MIVTTAQLFKHAYGKYAVGAYNINNAEQAMGLFKGAMDSKAPFIIQISKGARSYTDKRMLEAIIRAADEIFPDAIFAVHLDHGDEQTCYDCIDSGFFSSVMIDASHDPFEENVAITKRVVDRAHAKGISVEAELGMLGGVEEDIVVEDGHATLTNPKEAQEFIKQTGCDSLACAIGTSHGAFKFKGKQSLHFDVLEKIKALVPGFPLVMHGSSSVPQDEVARINAAGGTIAGSMGVNVDEYLPAAKLGVTKINIDTDGRLVWTRVHREFFRDKPSEFDFRPPGKIFIVEYAKFIASRNVLLGSAGQLDSLRASLGK comes from the coding sequence ATGATCGTAACAACCGCGCAGCTCTTCAAACACGCCTACGGCAAATACGCCGTGGGTGCCTACAACATCAATAACGCCGAGCAAGCCATGGGCTTGTTCAAGGGCGCCATGGACTCCAAGGCCCCCTTCATCATCCAGATTTCCAAGGGTGCGCGTTCCTACACCGACAAGCGCATGCTTGAGGCCATCATCCGCGCCGCCGACGAGATTTTCCCCGACGCGATCTTCGCTGTCCATCTCGACCACGGTGACGAGCAGACCTGCTACGACTGTATCGATTCCGGCTTCTTCAGCTCCGTCATGATCGACGCCTCCCACGATCCGTTCGAGGAGAACGTCGCCATCACCAAGCGCGTCGTTGACCGCGCCCACGCCAAGGGCATCTCTGTCGAGGCCGAACTCGGCATGCTCGGCGGCGTTGAGGAAGACATCGTCGTCGAAGACGGCCACGCCACCCTCACCAACCCGAAGGAAGCCCAGGAGTTCATCAAGCAGACCGGCTGCGATTCCCTCGCCTGCGCCATCGGCACCTCGCACGGCGCCTTCAAGTTCAAGGGCAAGCAGTCCCTGCACTTCGACGTCCTTGAGAAGATCAAGGCCCTCGTCCCCGGATTCCCCCTCGTCATGCACGGCTCCAGCTCCGTCCCCCAGGACGAAGTCGCCCGCATCAACGCCGCCGGCGGCACCATCGCCGGTTCGATGGGCGTCAACGTCGATGAATACCTCCCCGCCGCCAAGCTCGGCGTCACCAAGATCAATATCGATACCGACGGCCGTCTCGTCTGGACCCGCGTTCACCGCGAGTTCTTCCGCGACAAGCCCTCCGAGTTCGACTTCCGCCCCCCGGGCAAGATCTTCATCGTCGAATACGCCAAGTTCATCGCTTCGCGCAACGTGCTCCTCGGCTCCGCCGGCCAGCTCGACAGCCTCCGCGCCAGCCTCGGCAAGTAA
- a CDS encoding DUF1552 domain-containing protein gives MPAPTPPFSLNRRQFLTGLGALVSLPIFESLIPGPVLRAAESAAAGPGSLLAPPLRTAFVYVPNGVNNAHWWPTAGAGSSFQLSSSLAALEPHKSDLQIIAGLGHKKANGNGDGPGDHARASATFLTGTQALKTSGSDIRAGRSIDQMIAAGIGAGHRLPSLELSCDPPRLAGNCDSGYSCAYQFNLSWRSENQPLPAERNPRLVFERMFGGGSVQETVESRTVRARQRRSILDFVMDDTRRLQRDLGRADNAKLDEYLTSVREIERRVTSFESFAARPEAPLPAGIPSDYEEHMRLMCDLMVLSFQTRSTPVATLMLASEASGRTFPTLGITEGHHSLSHHEQRADKLAQIRKIDEFYMRQFSYLIGRMKSVQEGEGTLLDNSMVVFGSGIRDGDRHDHTDLPVILAGRAGGRIQTGRYLQLPSDQPMTNLYLSMLDLNGVKADRIGDSTGRLKLG, from the coding sequence ATGCCCGCGCCCACGCCTCCGTTTTCGCTCAACCGCCGCCAGTTTCTCACCGGTCTCGGCGCGTTGGTTTCGCTGCCCATTTTTGAGAGTCTCATTCCCGGCCCCGTGCTCCGTGCCGCCGAAAGCGCCGCCGCCGGTCCAGGTTCACTGCTCGCTCCGCCTCTTCGCACCGCGTTCGTGTATGTCCCCAATGGCGTCAACAACGCCCACTGGTGGCCCACCGCCGGCGCCGGTTCTTCGTTCCAACTCAGCAGCTCGCTCGCCGCGCTCGAACCTCACAAATCCGATCTCCAGATAATCGCAGGCCTCGGTCATAAAAAAGCCAACGGCAACGGCGACGGCCCCGGCGACCATGCGCGTGCCAGCGCGACGTTTCTCACCGGCACGCAGGCGCTCAAAACCTCCGGCAGCGACATCCGCGCCGGCCGTTCCATCGACCAGATGATCGCCGCCGGCATCGGCGCGGGTCACCGGCTGCCTTCACTTGAACTCAGTTGCGATCCCCCGCGCCTGGCCGGAAACTGCGACTCCGGTTACAGCTGCGCCTACCAGTTCAACTTATCGTGGCGCTCCGAAAACCAGCCGCTCCCCGCCGAACGCAATCCGCGTCTCGTGTTCGAGCGCATGTTTGGCGGCGGCTCGGTTCAGGAAACCGTCGAGAGCCGCACAGTTCGCGCCCGCCAGCGCCGGAGCATTCTCGACTTCGTGATGGACGATACCCGCCGCCTTCAACGCGATCTCGGCCGCGCCGACAACGCCAAGCTCGACGAATACCTCACCTCCGTCCGCGAGATCGAACGACGCGTCACATCCTTCGAATCCTTTGCCGCCCGTCCCGAGGCCCCGCTGCCCGCCGGCATTCCGTCCGATTACGAGGAGCACATGCGCCTCATGTGCGACTTGATGGTGTTGTCGTTCCAGACACGCAGCACACCGGTAGCCACACTCATGCTGGCCTCGGAGGCCAGCGGTCGCACGTTCCCCACGCTCGGCATCACCGAGGGTCACCACAGCTTGTCCCATCATGAGCAGCGGGCCGACAAACTCGCGCAGATCCGCAAAATCGACGAATTCTACATGCGCCAGTTTTCCTATCTGATCGGACGCATGAAGAGCGTTCAGGAAGGCGAAGGCACGCTGTTGGACAACTCGATGGTCGTCTTTGGCTCCGGCATTCGCGATGGCGACCGCCACGACCACACCGACTTGCCCGTCATCCTGGCCGGACGCGCCGGTGGCCGCATCCAGACCGGTCGCTACCTGCAACTCCCTTCAGATCAGCCCATGACCAACCTTTACCTGTCCATGCTCGACCTGAACGGGGTCAAAGCCGACCGCATCGGCGACAGCACCGGCCGCCTGAAGCTGGGTTGA
- a CDS encoding malate:quinone oxidoreductase, which produces MKQRGNRHEVDLVFVGAGVMTTTLATLLKELQPDLTIEIIEALDTVAAESSNPWNNAGTGHAALCELNYTPEKADGSVDISKAIQINEAFEVSKQFWTSLVERRRLPAPHEFIAAVPHLSFVRGKDVAFLRARHEALAAHPLFAGMEYTEDRAKIAAWAPLVMAGRDPAEPVAATRAEEGTDVNFGALTQNMLESLSKQPGVTVRLGERVIDVARKSDGRWKLKIDGRDGKRRVLARFAFLGAGGGALPLLQKSDIPEGRGFGGFPVSGQWLRCDNAEVVASHQAKVYGKASVGAPPMSVPHLDTRVVDGKKSLLFGPYAGFTTKFLKKGSFLDLPGSIKPGNLGPMLAVARDNVDLTKYLIGQVIQSPEQRFAALKEYFPEANPADWRLEIAGQRVQIIKKDEKKGGVLQFGTEVVTAADGSIAALLGASPGASTAVSIMLGLIQRCFPEQMKTAAWQDKLRELVPSYGKSLAKDVALLAQVRNHTNRVLGLAGAAAGTDTR; this is translated from the coding sequence ATGAAACAACGCGGTAATAGGCACGAAGTGGATCTGGTATTCGTAGGCGCGGGGGTGATGACCACCACGCTGGCCACGTTGCTCAAGGAGCTGCAGCCTGACCTTACGATCGAAATCATCGAGGCGCTCGATACCGTCGCGGCCGAGAGTTCGAATCCGTGGAATAACGCGGGCACGGGCCACGCCGCTCTGTGCGAACTCAATTACACGCCTGAAAAAGCCGATGGCTCGGTGGACATCTCGAAGGCCATCCAGATCAACGAAGCCTTTGAGGTTTCGAAACAATTTTGGACCTCGTTGGTCGAGCGTCGCCGCCTGCCCGCGCCCCACGAGTTCATCGCCGCGGTGCCGCACTTGAGTTTTGTGCGCGGCAAGGACGTCGCGTTCCTGCGTGCGCGCCACGAGGCGCTCGCGGCCCACCCGCTGTTTGCCGGTATGGAATACACCGAGGACCGTGCGAAGATCGCCGCCTGGGCTCCGCTGGTCATGGCTGGTCGCGATCCCGCCGAGCCGGTGGCCGCTACACGCGCCGAAGAAGGGACCGATGTGAATTTCGGTGCGTTGACGCAGAACATGCTCGAATCGCTGAGCAAACAGCCGGGCGTCACCGTTCGCCTCGGTGAACGCGTGATCGATGTCGCGCGCAAATCCGACGGACGCTGGAAGCTGAAGATCGACGGCCGCGACGGAAAACGCCGCGTGCTGGCGCGCTTCGCATTTCTTGGCGCGGGTGGTGGTGCGCTGCCGTTGTTGCAGAAATCCGATATTCCCGAAGGCCGCGGTTTTGGCGGTTTCCCCGTGAGCGGTCAGTGGCTGCGTTGCGACAATGCCGAGGTGGTCGCGAGTCATCAGGCCAAGGTTTACGGCAAGGCCTCCGTGGGCGCGCCGCCGATGTCAGTGCCGCATCTCGACACGCGTGTCGTTGATGGAAAAAAGTCGCTGCTCTTCGGGCCTTACGCCGGATTTACCACGAAATTTTTGAAGAAAGGTTCGTTCCTCGATCTTCCGGGTTCGATCAAGCCGGGCAATCTCGGACCAATGCTGGCGGTGGCACGCGACAATGTGGACCTCACCAAATATTTGATCGGACAAGTCATCCAGTCACCGGAGCAACGTTTCGCTGCGCTGAAGGAGTATTTCCCCGAGGCCAATCCTGCGGACTGGCGTCTGGAGATTGCCGGCCAGCGCGTGCAGATCATCAAAAAGGACGAGAAAAAAGGCGGCGTGTTGCAGTTCGGCACAGAGGTCGTGACTGCGGCGGACGGTTCGATCGCGGCCTTGCTGGGCGCCTCGCCCGGCGCCTCGACGGCGGTCTCCATCATGCTTGGATTGATTCAGCGTTGTTTCCCCGAGCAGATGAAAACCGCCGCGTGGCAGGACAAGTTGCGCGAGTTGGTTCCATCCTATGGGAAATCACTCGCCAAGGATGTGGCTTTGCTGGCGCAGGTGCGCAATCATACCAATCGCGTGCTGGGACTCGCCGGTGCCGCGGCGGGAACGGACACGCGGTGA